A single region of the Nocardioides ochotonae genome encodes:
- a CDS encoding Cof-type HAD-IIB family hydrolase: MTTQRPVPPPADHPSDQPARLPRLVATDLDGTLVRSDGTISDYTRDVLLELDRRDVPVVFVTGRPLRWAEDVFEHVGRHGLAIISNGALVWDVARGAVDLERAIEPELGLTSAQLLRTAVPGTTYAVEDVEGIGLEPHFMERYPMPEGSRRAPVEELFDRPALKLLARHEELAPQEFWDAAEQALGGRLVITWSSATSLLEISAPGVTKASTLELLAGRLGIGAEEVVAFGDMPNDLPMLTWAGTSYAMADAHPSVTAAARGVAPRNDDDGVARVLAGVFGL; encoded by the coding sequence ATGACCACCCAGCGCCCCGTGCCCCCGCCGGCGGACCACCCGTCCGACCAGCCCGCCCGCCTGCCGCGCCTGGTCGCCACCGACCTCGACGGCACCCTGGTGCGCTCGGACGGCACCATCTCCGACTACACCCGTGACGTGCTCCTGGAGCTCGATCGCCGCGACGTCCCGGTCGTGTTCGTGACCGGGCGCCCGCTGCGGTGGGCGGAGGACGTCTTCGAGCACGTGGGTCGCCACGGGCTGGCGATCATCTCCAACGGTGCCCTGGTCTGGGACGTCGCGCGCGGCGCGGTCGACCTCGAGCGGGCCATCGAGCCGGAGCTGGGCCTGACCTCCGCGCAGCTGCTGCGCACGGCGGTGCCCGGCACGACGTACGCCGTCGAGGACGTCGAGGGGATCGGCCTGGAGCCGCACTTCATGGAGCGCTACCCGATGCCCGAGGGCTCGCGCCGCGCCCCCGTGGAGGAGCTCTTCGACCGGCCCGCGCTCAAGCTGCTGGCGCGGCACGAGGAGCTGGCGCCGCAGGAGTTCTGGGACGCCGCCGAGCAGGCGCTGGGCGGGCGGCTGGTGATCACCTGGTCCTCCGCGACCTCGCTGCTCGAGATCAGCGCACCCGGCGTCACCAAGGCCTCCACCCTCGAACTGCTCGCCGGCCGGCTGGGGATCGGCGCCGAGGAGGTCGTGGCGTTCGGCGACATGCCCAACGACCTGCCGATGCTGACCTGGGCCGGCACGTCGTACGCCATGGCCGACGCGCACCCGAGCGTCACCGCCGCGGCCCGCGGCGTCGCCCCGCGCAACGACGACGACGGCGTCGCGCGGGTGCTGGCTGGTGTGTTCGGTCTGTGA
- a CDS encoding DUF6457 domain-containing protein: MNLHDWIDELADALDLDDAEIDEGLVLDLARVVAHSVERPAAPVTAYLLGLAAGSQGADPAGVEALAARAQLLAENWERPAGAKDPDDVDDPVPDDSAVDHVGETFEV, translated from the coding sequence GTGAACCTGCACGACTGGATCGATGAGCTGGCCGACGCCCTCGACCTCGACGACGCCGAGATCGACGAGGGCCTGGTGCTCGACCTGGCGCGCGTCGTCGCGCACAGCGTGGAGCGCCCGGCGGCCCCCGTGACGGCGTACCTGCTGGGTCTGGCCGCGGGCAGCCAGGGCGCCGACCCGGCGGGCGTGGAGGCGCTCGCCGCCCGCGCCCAGCTGCTCGCCGAGAACTGGGAGCGCCCGGCCGGAGCAAAGGATCCCGACGACGTCGACGACCCGGTCCCCGACGACAGTGCGGTCGACCACGTCGGCGAGACCTTCGAGGTCTGA
- a CDS encoding biotin/lipoyl-binding carrier protein — protein MAREQLTEIVAEMVANVLTVNVSAGDRIDAGGTVVLLESMKMEIPVLVEAPGTVVAVKVAPGDVVQEGDVLVQLR, from the coding sequence ATGGCACGCGAACAGCTCACCGAGATCGTCGCCGAGATGGTGGCCAACGTGCTCACCGTGAACGTCTCGGCAGGCGACCGGATCGACGCCGGCGGCACCGTGGTGCTCCTGGAGTCGATGAAGATGGAGATCCCGGTCCTCGTCGAGGCGCCCGGCACCGTGGTCGCGGTGAAGGTCGCGCCCGGCGACGTCGTCCAGGAGGGCGACGTGCTGGTGCAGCTGCGCTGA
- a CDS encoding bacterial proteasome activator family protein, with amino-acid sequence MSEQRSPGEQDQQIVVIGPDGQPMAVPVSAVAPQDDAGTDAKGEEDRGERALTELVEQPAKVMRIGSMIRQLLEEVKAAPLDEASRNRLKEIHRSSIAELEQGLAPELVEELERLTLPFSEDATPSESELRIAQAQLVGWLEGLFHGIQTAIYAQQMAARAQFEQIRRALPAGMVAQPGGVPGQPGQAGQAGAAAAAADAEQRSGGMGGMYL; translated from the coding sequence ATGAGCGAGCAGCGCAGCCCCGGCGAGCAGGACCAGCAGATCGTCGTCATCGGCCCCGACGGGCAGCCGATGGCCGTCCCGGTGTCCGCGGTCGCGCCGCAGGACGACGCGGGAACCGACGCCAAGGGCGAGGAGGACCGGGGCGAGCGCGCCCTGACCGAGCTCGTCGAGCAGCCCGCCAAGGTGATGCGGATCGGCAGCATGATCCGCCAGCTCCTCGAGGAGGTGAAGGCGGCTCCTCTCGACGAGGCCAGCCGCAACCGCCTCAAGGAGATCCACCGCTCCTCGATCGCCGAGCTCGAGCAGGGCTTGGCCCCCGAGCTCGTCGAGGAGCTCGAGCGGCTCACGCTGCCGTTCTCCGAGGACGCGACGCCCAGCGAGAGTGAGCTGCGGATCGCCCAGGCCCAGCTGGTCGGCTGGCTCGAGGGGCTCTTCCACGGCATCCAGACCGCGATCTACGCCCAGCAGATGGCCGCGCGGGCGCAGTTCGAGCAGATCCGCCGCGCCCTGCCCGCCGGCATGGTCGCCCAGCCCGGCGGCGTACCGGGGCAGCCCGGCCAGGCCGGTCAGGCCGGCGCGGCTGCGGCCGCCGCGGACGCCGAGCAGCGCTCCGGCGGTATGGGCGGCATGTACCTCTGA
- the serS gene encoding serine--tRNA ligase — MIDPRILRDEPDRVRAAQAKRGLSDEIVDVALRADTARRAAITTFEAKRAEQKSLGKQVAKATGEEKAELLARTKALAAEVKEAEAAQKVAEETWNDAIHSLPNLAAEAAPAGGEDDFVVLETLGTPRDFAAEGFEPRDHLELGRLLGAIDVERGAKVSGSRFYFLTGIGARLERALVAMALDQAAEAGFTEVIPPALVRPRAMDGTGFLGQAADDVYRIEGEDLYLVGTSEVPMAAYHSDEILDGASLPRRYAAFSPCYRKEAGSHGKDTRGIFRVHWFDKVEMFVYADPADAEAEHLRLLEWEKEFLGKLELPFQVIDVAAGDLGLSAIRKFDCEAWIPTQAKYRELTSTSNCTEFQSRRLDIRARFAATSGSGTETRPLATLNGTLCAVTRTIVALLENHQQADGSVRVPEALRPYLGGLEVLKPVAQ; from the coding sequence ATGATCGATCCACGCATCCTGCGAGACGAACCCGACCGTGTGCGCGCTGCCCAGGCGAAGCGGGGTCTGTCCGACGAGATCGTGGACGTCGCGCTGCGTGCCGACACCGCCCGCCGTGCCGCGATCACGACCTTCGAGGCCAAGCGCGCCGAGCAGAAAAGCCTCGGCAAGCAGGTCGCGAAGGCCACCGGCGAGGAGAAGGCCGAGCTGCTGGCCCGCACCAAGGCCCTGGCGGCGGAGGTGAAGGAGGCCGAGGCGGCACAGAAGGTCGCCGAGGAGACGTGGAACGACGCCATCCACTCGCTGCCCAACCTCGCCGCCGAGGCGGCGCCCGCGGGCGGTGAGGACGACTTCGTCGTGCTGGAGACCCTCGGGACCCCCCGTGACTTCGCCGCCGAGGGCTTCGAGCCCCGCGACCACCTCGAGCTGGGCCGCCTGCTCGGCGCCATCGACGTGGAGCGCGGTGCCAAGGTCTCCGGCTCGCGGTTCTACTTCCTCACCGGCATCGGCGCCCGCCTCGAGCGCGCGCTCGTCGCGATGGCCCTCGACCAGGCCGCCGAGGCCGGGTTCACCGAGGTGATCCCGCCGGCGCTGGTCCGGCCGCGCGCCATGGACGGCACCGGCTTCCTCGGCCAGGCGGCCGACGACGTCTACCGCATCGAGGGCGAGGACCTCTACCTCGTCGGCACCTCGGAGGTGCCGATGGCGGCGTACCACTCCGACGAGATCCTCGACGGCGCCTCGCTGCCGCGCCGGTACGCCGCGTTCAGCCCGTGCTATCGCAAGGAGGCCGGCTCGCACGGCAAGGACACCCGCGGCATCTTCCGGGTGCACTGGTTCGACAAGGTCGAGATGTTCGTCTACGCCGACCCCGCCGACGCGGAGGCCGAGCACCTGCGGCTGCTGGAGTGGGAGAAGGAGTTCCTCGGCAAGCTCGAGCTGCCCTTCCAGGTCATCGACGTGGCCGCCGGCGACCTCGGGCTCTCCGCGATCCGCAAGTTCGACTGCGAGGCGTGGATCCCGACCCAGGCCAAGTACCGCGAGCTGACCTCGACCTCGAACTGCACCGAGTTCCAGTCGCGCCGCCTCGACATCCGCGCCCGCTTCGCGGCGACCTCGGGCTCGGGCACCGAGACCCGTCCGCTGGCCACCCTCAACGGGACCCTGTGCGCGGTCACCCGCACCATCGTCGCGCTGCTGGAGAACCACCAGCAGGCCGACGGGTCGGTGCGCGTGCCCGAGGCGCTGCGGCCCTACCTGGGTGGGCTCGAGGTGCTGAAGCCGGTGGCCCAGTGA
- a CDS encoding NAD(P)H-quinone oxidoreductase: MRAVVAERNGGPEVLSVGEVPDPVAGPGEVLVEVVATAVNRADTLQRQGFYPPPPGASDIIGLECSGRVAALGEGVEGWQVGDEVCALLAGGGYAELVAVPAGQLMPVPAGIDLVTAAALPEVACTVWSNLFMVAGLTAGETVLVHGGAGGIGTFAIQLAHQLGSRVITTGGTPDKLGLCGSLGADVTINYREQDFVEVVREQTDGHGVDVILDNMGAKYLDRNLSALANEGRLVIIGMQGGTKGELDIAKLLNKRAAVIATSLRSRPAADKAAICAAVVEHVWPLVADGLVRPIVHEVMSLKDVAAAHTVMAEGTHTGKILLTV, from the coding sequence ATGCGTGCTGTGGTGGCTGAGCGGAATGGTGGTCCCGAGGTCCTGTCGGTCGGGGAGGTTCCCGACCCCGTCGCGGGCCCCGGCGAGGTGCTGGTCGAGGTCGTCGCGACGGCCGTGAACCGCGCCGACACCCTCCAGCGGCAGGGGTTCTACCCGCCGCCGCCCGGCGCCTCCGACATCATCGGCCTGGAGTGCAGCGGCCGCGTGGCCGCGCTCGGCGAGGGTGTCGAGGGCTGGCAGGTCGGCGACGAGGTGTGCGCGCTGCTCGCCGGCGGCGGGTACGCCGAGCTGGTCGCCGTACCGGCCGGGCAGCTGATGCCGGTGCCCGCCGGCATCGACCTGGTGACCGCGGCGGCGCTACCCGAGGTCGCGTGCACGGTGTGGTCCAACCTGTTCATGGTCGCCGGGCTCACCGCGGGCGAGACCGTCCTGGTGCACGGCGGCGCGGGCGGCATCGGCACCTTCGCCATCCAGCTCGCCCACCAGCTCGGGTCGCGGGTGATCACCACCGGTGGCACCCCCGACAAGCTCGGCCTGTGCGGCTCCCTGGGCGCCGACGTGACGATCAACTACCGCGAGCAGGACTTCGTCGAGGTCGTGCGCGAGCAGACCGACGGGCACGGCGTCGACGTCATCTTGGACAACATGGGCGCCAAGTACCTCGACCGCAACCTCTCGGCGCTCGCGAACGAGGGCCGGCTGGTGATCATCGGCATGCAGGGCGGCACCAAGGGCGAGCTCGACATCGCCAAGCTGCTCAACAAGCGCGCCGCAGTCATCGCCACCTCGCTGCGCTCGCGCCCCGCCGCCGACAAGGCCGCCATCTGCGCCGCCGTCGTCGAGCACGTCTGGCCGCTCGTCGCCGACGGCCTCGTCCGCCCGATCGTGCACGAGGTGATGTCGCTCAAGGACGTCGCCGCCGCCCACACCGTCATGGCCGAGGGCACCCACACCGGCAAGATCCTGCTCACCGTCTGA
- a CDS encoding phospholipase D-like domain-containing protein, producing the protein MTSFGPQQRALLEDAAAQLYDAALAHGGLPADDPRISATGAHRAEFDLLVDLGLLRLDSLDEGDARWVAQDPADGHAQVVSPLSQEGARLLQESAEWSRAFAGLTRSWRRAPSSVERGPFTYLREGAIGAFLTDLVSECEREMLTAQPQAGRDPQALAAAALRDTAMLERGARMRTLYQHSARRSSVTRQYVDAVTRRGAEVRTLDEFFNRMIVCDRRVAVIPAGEDLSTAVVVREPAVVAYLVDMFERTWERGHAFGSSGTTTLAGIAEEQRAMTIRMLIAGHPDAVSAKRLGVSPRTYAGYVADLKDEHDAQTRFQLGYRMGREAAGARPESEQPGSEGRVDPTH; encoded by the coding sequence TTGACCAGCTTCGGTCCGCAGCAGCGCGCGCTGCTCGAGGACGCCGCCGCCCAGCTGTACGACGCGGCGCTCGCACACGGGGGACTGCCCGCCGACGATCCCCGGATCTCAGCGACCGGCGCGCACCGCGCCGAGTTCGACCTCTTGGTCGACCTGGGCCTGCTTCGCCTGGACAGCCTCGACGAGGGTGACGCCCGCTGGGTCGCCCAGGACCCCGCCGACGGGCATGCCCAGGTGGTCTCGCCGCTGAGCCAGGAGGGCGCGCGCCTGCTCCAGGAGTCCGCCGAGTGGTCCCGCGCCTTCGCGGGGCTGACCCGGAGCTGGCGGCGAGCCCCGTCGAGCGTCGAACGCGGACCGTTCACCTACCTGCGCGAGGGGGCCATCGGCGCCTTCCTCACCGACCTGGTGAGCGAGTGCGAGCGGGAGATGCTCACCGCCCAGCCGCAGGCCGGGCGCGACCCGCAGGCGCTGGCCGCAGCGGCGCTGCGCGACACCGCGATGCTCGAGCGGGGCGCCCGCATGCGGACGCTCTACCAGCACAGCGCCCGGCGCAGTAGCGTCACGCGCCAGTACGTCGACGCCGTCACCCGGCGGGGTGCCGAGGTGCGGACCCTCGATGAGTTCTTCAACCGGATGATCGTGTGCGACCGCCGGGTGGCGGTCATCCCGGCCGGTGAGGACCTCTCGACCGCCGTCGTGGTCCGCGAGCCGGCGGTGGTGGCCTACCTCGTCGACATGTTCGAGCGCACCTGGGAGCGCGGGCACGCCTTCGGCAGCTCCGGCACCACGACCCTGGCCGGCATCGCCGAGGAGCAGCGGGCGATGACGATCCGGATGCTGATCGCGGGCCATCCCGACGCCGTGAGCGCGAAGCGGCTGGGCGTCAGCCCCCGCACGTACGCCGGCTACGTCGCCGACCTCAAGGACGAGCACGACGCCCAGACCCGCTTCCAGCTCGGCTATCGGATGGGGCGCGAGGCGGCCGGCGCCCGCCCCGAGAGCGAGCAACCGGGCAGCGAGGGGCGGGTCGATCCGACCCACTGA
- the mobA gene encoding molybdenum cofactor guanylyltransferase: MPRSVPDLCGVLLAGGRGTRLGGVEKATLEVHGRTLLDRGLDALGAAAPVVVVGDPVATTRPVRFCREQPAYGGPVAALLAGLDALAGEGELPAYVAVLAVDMPAVTAATVARLRAAATGRDGARLVDGTGRGHLALVLATAALRGVRPPGDGAHGMALHRLLGPLDLAGVPAVDGEHHDVDTWADLPPE, encoded by the coding sequence GTGCCCCGCTCCGTGCCCGACCTGTGCGGCGTACTCCTCGCCGGCGGCCGGGGCACCCGCCTGGGCGGCGTCGAGAAGGCGACCCTCGAGGTCCACGGGCGCACGCTGCTCGACCGCGGCCTCGACGCGCTGGGCGCCGCGGCACCGGTCGTGGTCGTCGGCGACCCGGTGGCCACCACCCGGCCGGTGCGGTTCTGCCGGGAGCAGCCGGCGTACGGCGGCCCGGTGGCGGCGCTGCTCGCCGGGCTCGACGCGCTGGCCGGGGAGGGCGAGCTGCCGGCGTACGTCGCGGTCCTCGCCGTGGACATGCCGGCGGTCACCGCCGCCACCGTCGCCCGGCTGCGGGCCGCCGCGACCGGGCGGGACGGCGCCCGGCTGGTCGACGGGACCGGTCGCGGGCACCTGGCGCTGGTGCTCGCCACCGCCGCGCTCCGCGGCGTACGACCGCCCGGCGACGGCGCGCACGGGATGGCGCTGCACCGGCTGCTGGGTCCCCTCGACCTCGCAGGCGTCCCCGCCGTCGACGGCGAGCACCACGACGTCGACACCTGGGCCGACCTGCCACCGGAGTGA
- a CDS encoding GNAT family N-acetyltransferase: protein MSALPVLVTTARLSLPLWTADDVAAIRGGGRRPGWHADFPRRDDVDAASVWRADDPWSSRSVVRGVTVLGSIGFYGPPEPAADGVLEAEVGYGLVAEARGWGFMTEALGALMTECDRVGVRVRASVEPDNKASIKVLAACGFTELRGANEDGELVMVRPLR from the coding sequence GTGAGCGCGCTCCCGGTGCTGGTCACGACCGCGCGTCTCTCGCTGCCCCTGTGGACGGCCGACGACGTCGCGGCGATCCGCGGCGGCGGCCGGCGACCCGGCTGGCACGCCGACTTCCCGCGGCGCGACGACGTCGACGCCGCCAGCGTGTGGCGCGCGGATGACCCCTGGAGCTCGCGCAGCGTCGTACGCGGCGTGACCGTGCTCGGCTCGATCGGCTTCTACGGGCCTCCGGAGCCGGCGGCCGACGGCGTCCTCGAGGCCGAGGTCGGCTACGGGCTGGTCGCCGAGGCCCGCGGCTGGGGCTTCATGACCGAGGCGCTCGGCGCGCTGATGACCGAGTGCGACCGGGTCGGCGTACGCGTGCGGGCCAGCGTCGAACCCGACAACAAGGCCAGCATCAAGGTGCTCGCGGCCTGCGGCTTCACCGAGCTGCGCGGGGCCAACGAGGACGGCGAGCTCGTCATGGTGCGGCCGCTGCGATGA
- a CDS encoding carbon-nitrogen hydrolase family protein, translating into MTSTLRLALVQEASAPDADVNRARLGELVGRAADAAEGGPVDLVVLPEAYARDFGKPGSDVSGAAEPLDGPFATALDKAAGEHGTTVVAGMFETGEDPARPFNTLVLRGAARAEYRKIHLYDSFGYRESDRLTAGPLTPCVVDIDGWGVGLMTCYDLRFPELARALVDAGAEVLVVPAAWVAGPRKVDHWRTLLRARAIENTVFVAAAGQPGPRYSGHSTIVDPLGDVLVDAGEEAAIVAATLERAVLEEARRTNPSLANRRL; encoded by the coding sequence GTGACCAGCACCTTGCGCCTCGCCCTCGTCCAAGAGGCATCCGCCCCGGACGCCGACGTCAACCGCGCCCGGCTCGGCGAGCTCGTCGGCCGCGCCGCCGATGCCGCCGAGGGCGGCCCGGTCGACCTGGTGGTGCTGCCGGAGGCCTACGCGCGCGACTTCGGGAAGCCCGGCTCCGACGTGAGCGGGGCCGCGGAGCCGCTCGACGGGCCGTTCGCGACGGCCCTCGACAAGGCGGCCGGCGAGCACGGCACCACCGTGGTCGCCGGCATGTTCGAGACCGGCGAGGACCCGGCCAGGCCGTTCAACACCCTCGTGCTGCGGGGCGCGGCCCGCGCGGAGTACCGCAAGATCCACCTCTACGACTCCTTCGGCTACCGCGAGTCCGACCGGCTCACCGCGGGGCCGCTCACCCCCTGCGTGGTCGACATCGACGGCTGGGGCGTCGGGCTGATGACCTGCTACGACCTGCGCTTCCCCGAGCTCGCCCGGGCGCTGGTCGACGCCGGCGCCGAGGTGCTCGTGGTCCCGGCCGCCTGGGTCGCCGGCCCGCGCAAGGTCGACCACTGGCGCACCCTGCTGCGCGCCCGCGCGATCGAGAACACCGTCTTCGTGGCCGCCGCCGGCCAGCCCGGCCCGCGCTACAGCGGCCACTCGACGATCGTCGACCCGCTGGGCGACGTGCTCGTCGACGCGGGGGAGGAGGCGGCGATCGTGGCCGCCACCCTGGAGCGCGCGGTGCTCGAGGAGGCGCGGCGTACCAACCCGTCCCTGGCCAACCGCCGACTGTAA
- a CDS encoding HAD family hydrolase: MVALDIDGTLLKWIEGLGATHEEISPAVHAAVHRALAGGAHVVLASGRSPHGMTGIADMLELHGEERDRLWVVASNGAVVFRYPPLEVVHEETFDARPAVAAILERHPHARVAVEERGFGYRVTKHFPEGELSGEMIVTDLEDLVAGPVSRVIIRDPDATAEEFVELAEGLGLHGTNYVVGWTAWLDLAPVGVSKASGLEHVARVLGLEAADVLAIGDGRNDIEMLQWAGRGVAMGQAIQPVIDVADDVAESVYDDGAALEIGRWFPA; encoded by the coding sequence ATGGTCGCGCTCGACATCGACGGCACGCTGCTGAAGTGGATCGAGGGCCTCGGCGCGACGCACGAGGAGATCTCGCCGGCCGTCCACGCCGCGGTGCACCGCGCGCTCGCGGGCGGTGCGCACGTCGTGCTGGCCAGCGGGCGCTCCCCGCACGGCATGACCGGCATCGCCGACATGCTGGAGCTGCACGGCGAGGAGCGCGACCGGCTCTGGGTGGTGGCCTCCAACGGCGCGGTGGTGTTCCGCTACCCGCCGCTCGAGGTGGTCCACGAGGAGACCTTCGACGCCAGGCCGGCGGTCGCGGCCATCCTGGAGCGCCACCCGCACGCACGGGTCGCGGTCGAGGAGCGCGGCTTCGGCTACCGGGTGACCAAGCACTTCCCCGAGGGCGAGCTGTCCGGCGAGATGATCGTCACCGACCTCGAGGACCTCGTGGCCGGGCCGGTCAGCCGTGTGATCATCCGCGACCCCGACGCCACCGCCGAGGAGTTCGTCGAGCTCGCCGAGGGCCTCGGCCTGCACGGCACCAACTACGTCGTGGGCTGGACCGCGTGGCTGGACCTCGCGCCGGTGGGCGTCTCGAAGGCCTCCGGCCTCGAGCACGTCGCCCGGGTGCTGGGCCTCGAGGCCGCCGACGTACTCGCGATCGGCGACGGGCGCAACGACATCGAGATGCTGCAGTGGGCCGGGCGCGGGGTGGCGATGGGCCAGGCGATCCAGCCGGTCATCGACGTCGCCGACGACGTCGCCGAGAGCGTGTACGACGACGGAGCGGCGCTCGAGATCGGCCGCTGGTTCCCCGCGTGA
- a CDS encoding TetR/AcrR family transcriptional regulator produces the protein MTAVAEPAGPRERLLAAAVELLAREGSGGWTLRRLAEALGTSHRMVIYHFGSLDGLLVAVVEEVEARQRARRVALADTHPDPAEAARALWRELSDPAAAPHERLFFELYAAGLQGRGSAASLPRDAVEEWLAPLTALFAEATGDAEHAPVDARLGLAVVRGLLLDLLATGDREALVAAHERYLELYDWVGEGRP, from the coding sequence GTGACGGCGGTCGCCGAGCCCGCGGGTCCACGGGAGCGGCTGCTCGCCGCCGCCGTCGAGCTGCTGGCGCGCGAGGGGAGCGGAGGGTGGACGCTGCGCCGGCTGGCGGAGGCGCTCGGCACCAGCCACCGCATGGTGATCTACCACTTCGGGTCCCTGGACGGGCTGCTGGTCGCGGTCGTCGAGGAGGTGGAGGCCCGGCAGCGGGCGCGGCGGGTCGCCCTCGCCGACACGCACCCCGACCCGGCCGAGGCGGCACGGGCGCTGTGGCGCGAGCTGTCCGACCCGGCGGCGGCGCCGCACGAGCGCCTCTTCTTCGAGCTGTACGCCGCCGGCCTCCAGGGTCGCGGGTCGGCCGCGTCCCTCCCGCGGGACGCCGTCGAGGAGTGGCTCGCGCCGTTGACCGCCCTGTTCGCCGAGGCCACCGGGGACGCCGAGCACGCGCCGGTGGACGCCCGCCTGGGCCTCGCCGTCGTCCGCGGCCTGCTGCTCGACCTACTGGCCACCGGCGACCGCGAGGCGCTCGTGGCGGCGCACGAGCGCTACCTGGAGCTGTACGACTGGGTGGGGGAGGGCCGGCCCTGA
- a CDS encoding SRPBCC family protein produces the protein MTTQHRTTTRIDAPVATVWEVLSDVERMPQWTPSMRSVRILAGDGLAIGTAAEIRQPGMPVMTWTVDQLTPGQHFRWWARSAGVTTYGDHALAPTADGGTEATLAVEQAGPLAWLLGALTMRRTARYVDQELAGLARASEAAARNAG, from the coding sequence ATGACCACGCAGCACCGCACGACCACCCGCATCGACGCACCCGTCGCGACCGTCTGGGAGGTGCTCAGCGACGTCGAACGGATGCCGCAGTGGACCCCGTCCATGCGCTCGGTGCGGATCCTGGCCGGTGACGGCCTCGCGATCGGTACCGCCGCGGAGATCCGTCAGCCGGGGATGCCGGTGATGACCTGGACCGTCGACCAGCTGACCCCGGGGCAGCACTTCCGCTGGTGGGCCCGTAGCGCCGGGGTCACGACGTACGGCGATCACGCGCTGGCGCCGACCGCCGATGGCGGGACCGAGGCGACCCTGGCCGTCGAGCAGGCCGGGCCGCTGGCGTGGCTGCTCGGCGCGCTCACCATGCGGCGGACCGCCCGCTACGTCGACCAGGAGCTCGCGGGACTCGCCCGGGCGAGCGAGGCGGCCGCGCGGAACGCCGGGTGA
- a CDS encoding DUF2867 domain-containing protein, which translates to MSAHHERPWVIHGVASDFEVEDVWAIESSDPRADFASLVDAFVDDDFPDRAPAVVGLLWQARWVIGRLLRWDRPDEGIGERVSSLRERLPDDLRQAPPGRSLPDVPFTPVYETSEEWALEIANRTVHGVLHLGWVPDPAGGGRGQMAVLVRPNGLLGRGYLAAIKPLRYLIVYPALLRGLERRWQAGLAARP; encoded by the coding sequence GTGAGCGCCCACCACGAGCGGCCGTGGGTCATCCACGGCGTCGCCTCGGACTTCGAGGTCGAGGACGTGTGGGCCATCGAGAGCAGCGACCCGCGCGCCGACTTCGCCTCGCTGGTCGACGCCTTCGTCGACGACGACTTCCCCGACCGCGCGCCGGCCGTCGTAGGGCTGCTGTGGCAGGCGCGCTGGGTCATCGGCCGGCTGCTGCGCTGGGACCGTCCCGACGAAGGGATCGGGGAGCGGGTCTCCTCGCTGCGCGAGCGGCTGCCCGACGACCTGCGGCAGGCCCCGCCCGGGCGGTCACTGCCGGACGTCCCGTTCACCCCGGTGTACGAGACGAGCGAGGAGTGGGCGCTGGAGATCGCGAACCGCACCGTCCACGGGGTGCTGCACCTGGGCTGGGTCCCCGACCCGGCCGGCGGTGGCCGGGGGCAGATGGCCGTGCTGGTGCGCCCCAACGGACTCCTCGGACGCGGCTACCTGGCCGCGATCAAGCCGCTGCGCTACCTGATCGTCTATCCCGCGCTCCTGCGCGGCCTGGAGCGGCGCTGGCAAGCCGGCCTCGCCGCCCGTCCCTGA